The Musa acuminata AAA Group cultivar baxijiao chromosome BXJ1-3, Cavendish_Baxijiao_AAA, whole genome shotgun sequence genome window below encodes:
- the LOC135634234 gene encoding probable glycosyltransferase 7: protein MMSGTEPSSPSSARTSKGLMTRRSSKPSLFSDGLVFAGGAGVALLVFWVVSTFFSAVTVVDPSAFPFSVSSSAAFPDLHDRDPPGATFYDDPSVSYTIDRPLTGWDAKRRDWLRLHPAFGGYGRERVLMVTGSQPGPCRNPVGDHLLLRFFKNKVDYCRRHGMELFYNTALLHPAMNTFWAKLPMVRAAMLAHPEADWVWWVDSDAAFTDMDFELPLDRYRDHNLVVHGWPRLVYEARSWVSLNAGVFLIRNCQWSLDFMAVWAATGPMSPDYDRWGQLQKAEFKDKLFNESDDQSALVYLLLKHKDRWGDKIFLESDYYFEGYWVEIVGRLENMTAKYAAVERQVQGLRRRHAEVANGAYGRLRDRHLSGEDGAVSGPNGWRRPFMTHFTGCQPCSGDHNKMYSGESCWEGMQRALHFADDQVLRDYGFRHADPLSGDVEPLPFDYPSAA, encoded by the coding sequence tctgctAGGACTTCCAAGGGCCTTATGACTCGCCGCTCCTCCAAGCCCTCGCTCTTCTCCGACGGCCTCGTCTTCGCGGGTGGAGCCGGCGTCGCCCTCCTCGTCTTCTGGGTCGTCTCGACCTTCTTCTCCGCTGTCACCGTTGTAGACCCTTCCGCTTTCCCCTTCTCCGTCTCCTCTTCTGCGGCCTTCCCTGACCTCCACGATCGCGACCCTCCCGGCGCCACCTTCTACGACGACCCTTCCGTCTCGTACACCATCGACCGCCCGCTCACCGGCTGGGACGCGAAGCGCCGAGACTGGCTCCGCCTGCACCCGGCCTTTGGCGGGTACGGTCGCGAGCGGGTGCTCATGGTGACCGGGTCCCAGCCGGGCCCCTGCCGCAACCCGGTGGGCGACCACCTCCTCCTGCGCTTTTTTAAGAACAAGGTCGATTACTGCCGCCGCCACGGCATGGAACTTTTCTACAACACCGCCCTCCTCCACCCGGCCATGAACACGTTCTGGGCGAAGCTCCCCATGGTCCGCGCCGCCATGCTCGCCCACCCGGAGGCGGACTGGGTGTGGTGGGTAGACTCCGACGCCGCCTTCACCGACATGGACTTCGAGCTTCCCCTGGATCGCTACCGGGATCACAACCTGGTGGTTCACGGTTGGCCCCGCCTGGTGTACGAAGCCCGCAGCTGGGTCAGCCTCAACGCCGGCGTCTTCCTCATCCGCAACTGCCAGTGGTCGCTCGACTTCATGGCGGTGTGGGCGGCTACGGGCCCCATGTCCCCGGACTACGACCGGTGGGGCCAACTCCAGAAGGCGGAGTTCAAGGACAAGCTGTTCAACGAGTCGGACGACCAGTCCGCGCTCGTCTACCTCCTCCTCAAGCACAAGGACCGGTGGGGCGACAAGATCTTCCTGGAGAGCGACTACTACTTCGAGGGCTACTGGGTGGAGATCGTGGGGCGGCTGGAGAACATGACGGCCAAGTACGCGGCGGTGGAGCGGCAGGTGCAGGGGCTGCGCCGGCGGCACGCGGAGGTGGCGAACGGGGCGTACGGCAGGCTGCGGGACCGGCACCTGTCAGGGGAGGATGGGGCGGTGAGCGGGCCCAACGGCTGGCGCCGGCCCTTCATGACGCACTTCACGGGGTGTCAGCCCTGCAGCGGCGACCACAACAAGATGTACAGCGGGGAGAGCTGCTGGGAGGGGATGCAGCGGGCGCTGCACTTCGCCGACGACCAGGTGCTGCGCGACTACGGATTCCGCCACGCCGATCCCCTCAGCGGCGACGTCGAGCCGCTGCCTTTCGATTACCCGTCCGCGGCGTGA